The Raphanus sativus cultivar WK10039 chromosome 2, ASM80110v3, whole genome shotgun sequence genome includes a region encoding these proteins:
- the LOC108843387 gene encoding glucose-6-phosphate/phosphate translocator 1, chloroplastic, which yields MVLAAKQIGFSNPLLRRNPSSPSLTQRSPPSLSFPSTAAYLPKRTVLTLSKPLHLSSLTSSNSPVRCEAYEADKSEPQPIDAAAAAEETETKSEAAKKLKIGVYFATWWALNVVFNIYNKKVLNAYPYPWLTSTLSLAAGSLMMLISWAVGIVETPKTDFDFWKTLFPVAVAHTIGHVAATVSMSKVAVSFTHIIKSGEPAFSVLVSSFLLGETFPASVYLSLIPIIGGCALSALTELNFNMTGFMGAMISNLAFVFRNIFSKKGMKGKSVSGMNYYACLSMLSLLILTPFAFAVEGPQMWADGWQKALSDIGPQFVGWVAAQSVFYHLYNQVSYMSLDQISPLTFSVGNTMKRISVIVSSIIIFRTPVQPVNALGAAIAILGTFLYSQAKL from the exons ATGGTTTTAGCGGCGAAGCAGATCGGATTCTCCAACCCCCTTTTACGCCGTAACCCATCATCTCCCTCGCTCACACAACGATCTCCCCCTTCTCTCTCGTTCCCATCGACGGCGGCGTACCTTCCGAAACGCACCGTTTTAACCCTCTCCAAGCCGctccacctctcctctctcACATCATCAAACTCCCCGGTGAGATGCGAGGCCTACGAAGCCGACAAGTCCGAGCCTCAGCCCATCGacgcggcggcggcggcggaggaaacggaaacgAAGTCGGAGGCGGCGAAGAAGCTGAAGATCGGAGTCTACTTCGCGACTTGGTGGGCGTTGAACGTCGTGTTCAACATCTACAACAAGAAGGTCTTGAACGCTTACCCTTACCCGTGGCTTACCTCCACGCTCTCTCTCGCCGCCGGCTCGTTGATGATGCTTATCTCCTGGGCTGTTGGGATCGTCGAGACTCCGAAGACTGATTTCgatttctggaaaactctgtTTCCG GTTGCTGTGGCACATACAATTGGTCATGTGGCTGCAACGGTGAGTATGTCAAAGGTTGCGGTTTCCTTCACTCACATCATCAAGAGTGGTGAACCGGCATTTAGCGTACTTGTCTCAAGTTTCCTTTTGGGTGAAACCTTCCCTGCTTCGGTTTACCTCTCCCTCATTCCGATTATTGGTGGTTGTGCTCTCTCTGCCCTTACTGAGCTTAACTTCAACATGActg GCTTCATGGGAGCGATGATCTCGAACTTGGCTTTCGTGTTCCGTAACATCTTCTCAAAGAAGGGGATGAAGGGAAAGTCTGTGAGCGGGATGAACTACTACGCATGTCTCTCAATGCTATCACTCTTGATCCTCACGCCCTTTGCATTTGCGGTTGAAGGACCTCAGATGTGGGCTGATGGCTGGCAAAAGGCTCTCTCCGACATCGGACCTCAGTTTGTCGG GTGGGTGGCTGCTCAGAGTGTGTTCTATCACCTCTACAACCAAGTGTCTTACATGTCTTTAGACCAAATCTCTCCCTTGACGTTTAGTGTGGGGAACACCATGAAGCGTATCTCAGTCATCGTCTCCTCCATCATTATCTTCCGCACTCCTGTCCAGCCCGTTAATGCTCTTGGAGCTGCCATTGCTATCCTTGGAACCTTCTTGTATTCCCAG GCAAAGCTTTGA
- the LOC108834716 gene encoding uncharacterized protein LOC108834716 encodes MSYYFQNREWMDRHIDPVDNNVSREFSEGVEVFIAFASSQNSFMERKTMLCPCVTCGNRKQRDVRTVSRHLYRVGFKSNYYVWSSHGETYYDVGQSSTGGQFMGDEARYADGPYEENISGGDFGSTEIPENLMEEPNEEQYEERVFEALETANQPLYDGCVEGISQLYLASRLMKVKTDHNLAESCMDEISQTFRDVLPQPNIAPESYYEMKKLTKSLGLPVVKIDICEDNCMLFWKEDRELLVCRFCGKDRYHQNNHGKGKRRPKQRMFYLPITERLKRLYQQEATAAQMRWHTEHESPDGEMHHPSDAAAWKHFNKVYPDFAAESRNVYLGLSTDGFNPVGMSGESHSVWPVIVTPYNLPPGMCMKREYFFLSVLVPAPRHPKKSIDIYLQPLIEELKSLWSDGVEAYDVSKKQNFTMRAALMWTINDFPAYGMMSGWMTHGRLACPYCLDDTKSFWLQHGRKHSWFDCHRMFLPREHPYRRNVQAFRKGKTVTDDPPPWLTGEEILRERINNIEGLKKTVDCGGNGHEKSASTINGYGKDHNWQHYYWDDQFHDEIYSKWKTQTQVTVCGRISQNRRDNRQPSYMSNTHWATMLEKYSTEHAKKKSAKAAKSRKSAPVGKQMHKHGAGPCCFLGIHYKMMVDEGLDELPSYTALARKTHTGKNGSFLDERTEELVLEVEQAVEEMLEEESPLGDSPTDSTAASNAKRYLLNQEYIKRGTTKKGTVYGLGSVQYKNSSPSVPIPVSLKRNLDVDMRMSGFETTISEVKEDIAGVKEDFSALKTEINAFKTEVTGGMSASQATLNMILQTLQSQASTPASSAQPFQPQAQSQPQGQPQAPVQSQAPSTAPQHLTTNNQSELDRWCQDFGM; translated from the exons ATgtcttattattttcaaaatcgaGAGTGGATGGATCGACACATTGATCCAGTTGATAATAATGTTTCGAGAGAGTTTAGCGAAGGTGTTGAAGTTTTTATCGCCTTTGCCTCGAGTCAAAATTCTTTCATGGAGCGAAAAACCATGTTATGTCCTTGTGTAACTTGTGGAAACCGAAAGCAACGTGATGTAAGAACCGTATCTCGTCATCTTTACCGAGTCGGCTTCAAAAGTAATTATTATGTATGGTCAAGCCATGGAGAAACTTACTATGATGTTGGACAATCATCGACGGGAGGTCAATTTATGGGAGATGAAGCAAGATATGCAGACGGGCCATATGAAGAGAATATTTCGGGAGGAGACTTTGGGTCAACTGAAATACCAGAAAATTTGATGGAAGAACCTAATGAAGAGCAATATGAAGAAAGAGTGTTTGAAGCTTTGGAAACCGCTAATCAACCACTATATGATGGATGTGTTGAAGGTATTTCTCAACTTTACTTGGCATCTCGTTTAATGAAAGTAAAAACTGATCATAATTTGGCGGAGTCATGTATGGATGAGATATCACAAACTTTTAGAGATGTTTTGCCACAACCAAATATAGCTCCTGAGTCATATTATGAGATGAAGAAGTTGACGAAATCGCTTGGTCTCCCTGTTGTGAAGATCGATATTTGTGAGGATAATTGCATGTTATTTTGGAAAGAAGATCGTGAGCTGTTGGTGTGTCGGTTTTGTGGAAAAGATAGATATCACCAGAATAACCACGGAAAGGGGAAAAGGCGTCCAAAACAGAGAATGTTCTATTTGCCTATTACGGAGAGGTTGAAGCGTCTTTACCAACAAGAGGCTACTGCAGCACAAATGCGATGGCACACAGAACATGAGTCGCCAGATGGAGAAATGCACCACCCTTCTGATGCAGCAGCGTGGAAGCATTTTAACAAGGTATATCCTGATTTCGCTGCGGAAAGTCGAAATGTTTATCTAGGATTATCAACAGATGGATTTAATCCAGTGGGTATGAGCGGTGAATCCCACTCGGTTTGGCCCGTCATCGTAACCCCGTATAACCTACCTCCTGGTATGTGTATGAAAAgagaatatttctttttatcagTACTAGTTCCTGCGCCAAGGCATCCAAAAAAGAGCATTGATATCTATCTGCAGCCGTTAATTGAAGAACTAAAAAGTTTGTGGAGCGATGGAGTTGAAGCATATGATGTCTCGAAGAAGCAaaattttacgatgcgagcCGCACTAATGTGGACAATTAATGACTTCCCCGCTTACGGCATGATGTCCGGATGGATGACTCATGGCCGtttagcttgtccatattgtctTGATGATACAAAGTCTTTTTGGTTGCAACATGGAAGGAAGCATAGTTGGTTTGACTGCCATAGAATGTTCTTGCCAAGGGAGCATCCTTACAGAAGAAATGTCCAAGCTTTTCGAAAGGGGAAGACAGTAACTGATGATCCTCCACCATGGTTGACAGGAGAAGAAATTCTCCGCGAAAGAATCAACAACATCGAAGGTCTGAAGAAAACTGTCGATTGTGGAGGAAATGGACACGAGAAATCTGCGAGTACTATAAACGGCTACGGCAAAGACCACAATTGG CAACACTACTACTGGGATGACCAATTCCATGATGAAATCTACTCGAAATGGAAGACTCAAACTCAGGTTACTGTCTGTGGCCGCATCAGCCAGAACAGGAGAGATAACAGGCAACCTTCCTACATGTCAAACACTCATTGGGCAACAATGCTTGAGAAGTACAGCACTGAGCATGCAAAAAAGAAGAGTGCAAAAGCTGCAAAATCTCGTAAGTCTGCTCCAGTTGGGAAGCAGATGCACAAGCACGGTGCAGGGCCATGCTGTTTCCTTGGCATTCATTATAAAATG ATGGTTGATGAAGGTTTGGATGAACTACCTTCATACACAGCCCTTGCAAGGAAGACTCACACGGGTAAAAATGGTTCCTTCCTAGACGAACGTACAGAGGAACTTGTGCTGGAGGTTGAGCAAGCCGTTGAAGAGATGTTAGAAGAGGAATCTCCACTTGGCGACAGTCCAACTGACTCCACTGCTGCTTCAAATGCAAAGCGCTATCTTCTCAACCAAGAATACATCAAG AGAGGAACGACAAAGAAGGGTACAGTCTACGGCCTTGGCAGTGTTCAGTACAAGAACAGCAGTCCTTCTGTGCCAATTCCTGTCTCACTGAAGCGCAACCTTGATGTGGATATGCGCATGTCTGGCTTCGAGACCACCATTTCTGAAGTCAAGGAAGACATTGCTGGAGTCAAGGAAGATTTCAGTGCTTTGAAGACAGAGATCAATGCTTTCAAGACTGAAGTCACTGGGGGGATGTCAGCAAGCCAAGCAACTCTCAACATGATTCTGCAAACTCTCCAATCTCAAGCTTCCACTCCTGCCTCAAGTGCACAACCATTTCAACCTCAAGCTCAGTCACAGCCTCAAGGTCAGCCCCAAGCTCCAGTTCAATCTCAAGCTCCGTCTACAGCTCCACAACATCTCACGACCAATAACCAATCTGAATTAGATAGGTGGTGCCAAGATTTTGGTATGTAA
- the LOC108840894 gene encoding vascular-related unknown protein 4: MESSMNNAFIISKCETSTTFSSDRTPEESSWSMYLEDFCEASSSAVHMGDFSSSSIPDAMSFVATKKTFDMSKQEGPNYSNNLNIKRTRNREIPFGTHCDLEDTASSPSRSPNVKSIMNLLGNNTRHGGGVVDDTNNVKGKSVGQNQGGLSVDLKKKGLCLVPMSMVTNFLG; encoded by the exons ATGGAGAGCTCAATGAACAATGCATTCATTATAAGCAAATGTGAAACGTCGACGACGTTTTCAAGCGACCGAACCCCGGAGGAAAGTAGCTGGTCGATGTACTTGGAAGATTTCTGCGAGGCTTCTTCAAGTGCTGTCCATATGGGAGATTTCAGTTCTTCCTCCATCCCCGATGCAATGTCTTTTGTCGCGACTAAGAAGACCTTCGACATGTCTAAACAAGAAGGACCTAACTATTCCAACAATTTGAACATCAAGAGAACAAGAAATAGAGAGATTCCTTTTGGTACTCATTGTGATCTTGAAGACACTGCATCTTCTCCTTCTCGTAGTCCTAAT gTCAAAAGCATAATGAATCTATTGGGCAACAACACGAGACACGGGGGTGGCGTTGTTGATGACACAAATAAT GTGAAAGGAAAGAGTGTAGGGCAAAACCAAGGTGGATTATCAGTAGACTTGAAGAAAAAAGGGCTTTGTTTGGTTCCCATGTCTATGGTCACCAACTTTCTTGGTTAA